Sequence from the SAR202 cluster bacterium genome:
CTCTTAACACACTTGTTGACACTTTATTAAAAAAAGAATTCGATGAATGTAGAGAACTACAAATACCTCATAGAATATTTGAAAAATACGGACTATCACATTTAGTCCCTTTTAAGCATCCAGAGTTAAATCACTGGAGAAATGCTTTAACAGGAGGCGTTGAAACCCACATTCCAAATACTAATATAATTTTACACGGCGGAGTGGATGATATCTGGCAAGATACAACTAATGGGAACCTTATAGTCCTAGATTATAAATCACAGTCAAATAATTATCCGATCACACCAGAATCATATTTGTCAGGAATTTATCACCAGGCGTATAAAATGCAATTAGATGTTTATGGGTACCTCTTAGAAAAAAATGGATTTCCTGTTGCTCCAATCGGATACTTTTATGTATGTAACGCAAAA
This genomic interval carries:
- a CDS encoding PD-(D/E)XK nuclease family protein, which gives rise to MASLKRNSKGEIVYASGLRVKQSTFYKPNQSELFKISRSKLNDFLSCPKCFYLDRVVGLVSPSMPGWTLNTLVDTLLKKEFDECRELQIPHRIFEKYGLSHLVPFKHPELNHWRNALTGGVETHIPNTNIILHGGVDDIWQDTTNGNLIVLDYKSQSNNYPITPESYLSGIYHQAYKMQLDVYGYLLEKNGFPVAPIGYFYVCNAKSEVAGFSGIMEFEEILIPYTLDYSWVEPQIFNMLNTLNSKTIPEETFGCENCA